One stretch of Flavobacterium sp. 9 DNA includes these proteins:
- a CDS encoding alpha/beta hydrolase family protein: protein MENTKQPIEGVTTGILKVSGAELYYETKGSGPVLLMIPGANGDHFIFTPIREILSKTFTVVTYDRRGFSGSKLVGEQDYTHRIDTDANDAAALIKHLTSEPAFVFASSSGALVSLQLMVLHSDIIKALVPHEPTALKYLPDFDKWKAQNQAVYDLYKKEGEGPAKAKFVDEIIPGTQDGEFMRGGKGPETPNTTYWFEHEIRQYPPTDFDTQKLEENKDKIIFCVGKDSVNTMPAWPVTNLAKQFGTEVLYVPGGHLGYALHAAEFAKDLLEGLQKRGKL, encoded by the coding sequence ATGGAAAATACTAAACAACCAATAGAAGGTGTAACAACAGGAATATTAAAAGTATCAGGAGCTGAATTGTATTATGAAACGAAAGGAAGCGGACCGGTTTTATTAATGATTCCGGGAGCAAATGGAGATCATTTTATCTTTACACCTATTCGCGAAATATTATCAAAAACGTTTACAGTAGTAACTTATGATCGTAGAGGATTTTCGGGTTCTAAATTAGTTGGCGAACAAGATTATACGCATCGTATCGATACGGATGCAAATGATGCGGCAGCTTTAATAAAACATTTGACTAGCGAACCTGCTTTTGTGTTTGCAAGCAGTTCAGGAGCTTTGGTTTCGCTTCAGTTAATGGTGCTTCATTCAGATATTATTAAGGCGCTTGTTCCTCATGAACCAACAGCTTTAAAATATCTTCCGGACTTTGACAAATGGAAAGCGCAAAATCAGGCAGTTTATGATCTTTATAAAAAAGAAGGCGAAGGTCCGGCCAAAGCTAAATTTGTAGACGAAATTATTCCCGGAACTCAGGATGGTGAATTCATGAGAGGCGGAAAAGGACCGGAAACACCAAACACAACTTATTGGTTTGAACACGAAATAAGACAATATCCTCCGACTGATTTTGATACCCAAAAGTTAGAAGAAAATAAGGATAAAATTATTTTCTGTGTAGGAAAAGATTCTGTAAATACAATGCCGGCATGGCCAGTTACCAATCTTGCAAAACAATTTGGAACAGAAGTTTTATATGTTCCCGGAGGACATTTAGGATATGCACTTCATGCAGCTGAGTTTGCAAAAGATTTACTTGAAGGTTTACAAAAAAGAGGAAAGCTTTAG